Genomic segment of Zingiber officinale cultivar Zhangliang chromosome 11B, Zo_v1.1, whole genome shotgun sequence:
AGCCGTCGCCGCCCCTCCCCTGTTTAGCGCCTCCTCCCTCTCTATCTCTCACACTCGCCGGTAGTCCGTACGCCTTCTACCTCCTCATATCACTGCCGGCCAACATTGTTTTCAGCAGTTGACGCCGCTCACAGCTGGTTGAGGTCGTCCCAAGCGGTCAACGAAGTCCACAGCCAGGCGTCACCGTCTCCGGGGGATGTCGATGTCCTCCGGACGGTCTTCGTTAGCTCATACCTCTTCGATCCATCTGATCATACCCATCTGACGACGATCCAACATTCCGCTATGACCCTTTGATTTAGACTATCTCCAGCTTGTGAGCCGTGGTTGTTCGGCCTTCGTGTCGTTTTATCGTGTTTTGGCTTTTGTGCCAACCTGGCTTGTGTATTGTATTCCGTCCTACGCGCTTATCTTGCCTGTGTGTCGTGTCCCGGCTTGCGTGCCGATCTAGTTTCCTGGCCTACGTGCCAACCTAgtgtcccggcctacgtgccgatctAGTTTCTCGGCCTACATGCCGACCTAGtgtctcggcctgcgtgccgacctagtgtcccggcctacgtgccgatctAGTTTCCCGGCCTATATGCCGACCTAGtgtctcggcctgcgtgccgacctagTGTCTCGGCCTGCGTTCCGATCTAGTTTCCCGGCCTACATGCCAGCCTAGTGTCTCGGCCTACGTGCCGACCTTATGTCCCGGCTTGCGTGCCAACtttgtgtcccggcctgcgtgccgctaaTATCTCCCGGGCCGCGTACCGGTGCCTTACCCCAATCTGCAACTTGTCTTCCGGCCCCGTGCCACGTCCTGTTTCGCGTCGTCAGATCCAACTCTACAGCCTGATCAGAGTCAGTTACTCTTctgggtcgcgacaactcgagccgcgtcccatccgagggcgcccccctgggctaAGGTATGTTCCTCCTTCATATTTCATATGCATTTTCATTATTTcatggcttagtcttgtactcatatatacgttggatctgcctcgagcatcggggtaccgggggccgggtcaacccggtcgctggctgcaggtagcgttgatcaGAAGACTTTtggagacttggtcaacacgggagccatctcagcacacccccctccgggacgtcgcgacttcgtcaacattccatccacctcacccgatggtccgtctgactcagattccggaccgGATCAcataccttagaggattatgagcTACACTATTCCAAAATCAAGGTATTGTGTGACAATGTGAGCACCATCAATTTGACCAAAAATTCGGTGCATCACTCTAGGACAAAGCACATTGAGCTaaaacatcacttcattagagatcatgtggcaagaggagatattgaactaatttatgttgaatctaaatctaaccttGCCGATATCTTTACAAAGCCTTTACCCGAAGCGGAGTTCACCTTCATTAGGAGAGAACTTGGTATGTGCTTTGCATAATAGTGAATTTAGCTTTGCATGATTCCATGAATTGAAAGGTACGTTAATACTTGAATGTATCTCACAAGGGACCTAGGATGTCGACCTCACTTATAGAAACAATAATCCAGaatagtgataaaattttcacgaataaacaaaattaaaaactatctGTCTGCTCGACCTCACTACCCGATCAATTGCTCTACCCCGTCGGACACTCGGCCTGATCTGTGACTTGGTCACACTGCCCGGTCGGTCGATCTGCTTGCTAGATCTTGCTACCCGATCTGCCACATTGACTGGTTGACCTATCTGTGACTCGACCACACTACCCACTTGGTTGCTCTTCCATTCCGTGGCTCGACCCGATTAGTCGATCTGCCCGCTCGATCGATCTGCCCGCTCGACCACTCTGTCACTTGGCTGCTCTGCCTCACCGCCCGATCTGACCGCTCAATCGATTAGGTACATGATCTTGAGACATGCGCTCGAACTAGAATAATTATTTAGGAGCTGAGTTGGAGCGCGTAGATTGGCTGAGCCCACATCAATGGTCCAGGCCCCCGGAAGGGGTCCCGTAGTCCAGATGTGGATAAAACTTCgcggatgaagtttcgacgagagttCGCCACGTCATCATGGTCCAGACGCCCGAAGGGGTTCCAGGCGCTCGAAATGGGCCTATATAGGGGCCTTCAACCAGTAGCTTCAGACAATCATCTGCTACAACTTCATATTCAAGTGCTGCTCCGAAAAAGTTTCAACGACACTGAAAGGCTGCTCCGAAGTTCGAAGAACGAAGACTTCTTCAATTTCCTTTCTATTTGTCGGTAATAGTTTTATTTTCAGTTCTTATACTCAATCTTTGTAATCCATttacgaactgatagtgattgcctaacgaaagcgatcgacgatcgcagaccttggagtaggagtcgtcaaaggctccgaaccaagtaaaaaaatcacCTATATTAGTGTGTGCTTTTGCTTTCTTTATTCCGATATCTAACCTATTTTAAATCACGATTTTCGAcaaatgttattcacccccctcctctagcgtctCTACGATCCAACAAATACCTGTGTCGAGGTCAGGAGTCAAGATTGACAAAGGTTGTTGTCTGTGTTAGGGTCAGGAGCTAAGATTGGAAGAGGTTGTTGAGACCCAAGACTGAATCAAAGAGTCGAGTCAAACTTAAGTCTCATTTCGGCTAAGTTGACTATTTGGGAGTCATCAGCTCAGTTTGAACTTTAATCTTACGGAACACATGTGAATCGTATAATTTTGCCACATCACattcaattttgattttctatattatatatatatgctatTCTTTACTTCAATATCTACCGGTACCAAGATtcaagaaatgaaaaaaaaaataggaatgaGAATGTATTTAATAGACTGAAATGAGAATAAATTTAGCCATTCTAATGTTATTGTTTAGTTTATAAGTTGAGATTAAGTATAATTGTCAATATTATTGTTTGAGTTTGTCAGATGTttggaaatataaatataacaaataTCATATTTGCccttaaaataaataatgatatTCCTATaagatttatatatattttatctccaaaattatttctatgttattttgtaattattttcttatttactATTTCTAATAACTtgaaacatatatattttattacttaggttttaattccatgttctatttttagtttgtttCGTATCTAATTAtgttatttaattgaattttgtatTTAGTTGAGTATTTtcttgttttaaaaattttaaaggaggtttaaaataattttcttaaaggatttttttaacgggttttaaaataattttgaaagatttttaaaagaatttttaaaaggatttaaaataattttattattttttcaaaatcatttaaaaaaaggtttaaaaaatattttttaaagaatttttaaaaagaattattaaaatgtttttataataatttctatttttttaaaaaataatatattgttaatttaattaagattttagatttaattaacaTTATTAAaccaaaaaattttaattttctattattcCATTCCTTTCCAAACCCTAAATCCCACTAAACTATTTAAACCCCCTTCTTCCAACCCTAATGGATCCCGATCGCAGCCTCCGCTTCGCCGCGGCCCACGCAGTCTTAGCGGCAGCGGCGGTCAGCTGCGTAGGTCGCCTCGGTGGCGACTCCGTAGGCGGCGGCGTTTGCGCGACCGCCTACGCAGCCTTAGCTGTCGCCGCAGCTTTGGCAAACGCCGCCGTCGCCTACGGAGTTGCCACTGAGGTGGCCTACGCAGCTGACCGCTTGAGCCGAGACCCAGCTGTCACCGCCGCCGCGGCCTACAAAGCTGCTGCTGTGGCCTACGATCACTTGTTTTAGCTTTTGCTAGCTTTTGCTATCGGCAGATAAAACTTTCTAAGTTGTTGTTAGTTGCACATTTGGTCTTACCAAGGGGTTCATCGTCCCCTCTTTATGTGACTTGTGTGAAGTTGTTTCTTTAAGTTTTATCTTTTGGCATAAATGATGATGGAATAAGTTTATTTTCTCAAAAATCTTGAATTAGATGAACTTCACTTTTAGATTGCATTGCTAttataaaatgttttttttccACGTTTTGCTTGTCAAAGTTTTTGTACGATGGTTTTTGACTATTTTTTATGTTCTTGATTTAGTATGTTTGCTAGTACTTCAACACCTATTGTTGTGGTTGTGCTGGCTTTCATTAGCCAACATATGTTGCTGCAAGTATCAAGTTGGAGTTTGCAGTTATGTACTGATGTGCTTACTAGCTGTCAAATGCTCAAGCTTAACTGATCGAtaattttactctttttttttttgttttctttcagaTATGTCTGAATGAATATTCACTGTGCTTTTTTGAAATCCTAAAGCATGCACCTCTAATAAATATGGTTGAAGTTTTTTGAGTATTTCCCTGGGTTGAAGATGTAGGGTTCTTGTGGGAGTTTTGGCTTGAAGGTAGCTAGCTGTCTAGAGCAGGAATAATATTAGTAAATAATAGTAAACACACACTATGAATGGCTAAAATGATATCACCTCAACAGAGGATTTGTATAggatttccttttataattagaTATAAGTTGACAGATTTATTTAAATTACTTGTGGCAAATTAGGAATTTTTTATTTATCGTCaattttaatgatatttttataaaaaaaatttttaacctTGCTTTGTTTAAGGAGATTTCATTTTGTGTTAGTTTATGTCTTAgcctaataaaatttaatttcctgtttctatttttttcattCCGGTGCTGTATCATTTTGTGTATTACTCTTGCaatcttttgcttgtatttttttgGTTGGTTCATTGTTGTGTTTAAGATTCAGTTTTACGGATTTGATCCCAATTTAAAATTTCATGGACTGTGATCAATATAATGTAATTTGTTTCTCCCCGGCTGAGGTGAGTTTCAATGGATCGTCTCTCAGAAGATGACATCTCAATTGAATATttatattattgaattaattaattaaaatgatattttgatcaaaaacaaataattaaattgGATAAACAGCGGGCACACAGAGTTCAACAGAGCGGTTGCAGGGTGACGGACGCTGATGGTCTAGGGATAGTTTCATTCTGCCCTTTCGAACGTAGCATGATTAAACTAGATTGATTGTTTAATTTGATCTATTTGTTAATTCTAATTGAATATCTAGGTTAGCGAACACACTTGAAGTTTCACTGAAttctttttgcttttttttttttttataactcaGTTGAATTCTTCTTATCTTTGATCAGGATCGTCAACCTCAATCTAATCTGATCAAACCTTAACCTTATTTGATTATGCCTAAACTAATATTGTTTTTGTCTTTTcctaaataaaaagaaaaaaaaaatcctaatgatCCTGACAGGACCGTGCCTATTAAGAGATAAAAGAATCATCGGCATCAGACATATTTCCTTAGAAGCttcataattttgaaaaaaaaaaaaatctattatatAACAGTGTAAATACAATCCCTGACACTCTTAactatcttatcaaataaataacaaCATGAACTTGAACTTGGCAAACACAACCAGAAAAGGCAAAGAGAGGAAATTATAACAGAGTTTTAAAACATTCCTAGCTATATTAGCAATACAGATACCTAAGAGTAAAAATTAATTAGTTTGCTACATGCAAATTAAGATTTCTATAACAATGtacttaaattaggaattgcattGATCAATGCTATCTCTAAACTCTTTCTAGCTACCTGAGTCCATGGTGTCAGCCAATTTTCCAAGGCTCTAAGCCCAGCCAGATAGAAGAAACTAATCCAATAACTATAACAAGGCACCGCATGCACTGTGAATTGAATTCGAAGGAAACAAACCATATCAGAGATGAGTAATTGAAATCATCAAAAGGAAAAAAACATGCCCTAGATCGAGTAGCTCAGCACACGTCTCTCAAAATTCGTCCTCAAACTATATAAAGAAAGATAAATCATGGGACCAATTTATATTTGACCACCAAATAATTAAGAGGGTTTTTTTCTGAGAGCATATGTCTGTCGGAAATTGATCTCTTACTTCATTTTAACATATGTGTCACTCTTTAACCAATTGAGTATCCCGTGGGAACAACCTAACAATAATTCGTgcaattattttgaatggtgttTGAGTTCTCATCCAACTTGCCTAGCTATTTTGAATCggttttggtttggtttagtTTGGTTAGTAATTGAGAGGCAATTTTTTTGGAGCCGGTTGAGTCCTAACTTAAGCCAAGATGTTGCGCTAATAGATGTTGTGCTAAATAAgcccattaaaaaaaataataataaatagccAGATCAGGTAACAATAAATCTGGTGCGATGAAAAAAAAATCCACATCATAGCTAGCTAACAATCACCATAGCCTCGGGGATTTAACATCAATGCTATCTGGTAAAATAATGACTTCAAATTAATGATTTATTATGATAAGATCGAAAagcttttatttatatttaaaaattcataaaacatTAAATCGAATCATCCATAAGGGTAGATATGGATGGAGCCACATCCTCTAGTCCTTGATCTTAGATCAGGGAGGCCTTACAAATTTAtcagtggaatgagttgttagtGGGATGAGTTGCACTATCTATTTCACGATGAGATATAGTCCACCCTACTAATTAATGGCAAGGAGTTCAAGTGTGAGATGGGTGTAATGAATAGGACCGCCACCCCAAACCCAATCTGCCAACTGCCAAGCATGTAGTTGGTAGCTAGCTTTACAACTGTGAGATGGAGGAGCCAAAAGCAGATCTAGATGAATTAAGTTTCTTTCGCTGTCTTACAAAAACATTGGCAACCACCACTTCTATCCACTACCCTTCCATGCCATCAAGCAATCGAAAAACACTCAAGAATTTCTCCCACAATGCAAACAAGGAACAAGAAACCTCATCGACCTTTACCTGTTAGATACGATGAACTCTATCGTAAAAAAGTTTAAAGCTTTTAATAGTTGCTCAGAGAGATTAAACTGGTATGTAAAACATAAAATGATGTAAGATATTTAGGACTTAATTCAAGATTTTACATGCTTATATTAGTACATCAatataaatttagaatttaaataaatacattgatcaatttgagtaatcGGATTAATAACAAATTAGTTGGAAACCAAAGCTCAATTTGACTAATCTAAATCAGCCGCTACTATCTTATGATAGTCAGTTAAGTATGAAGGTTGGACATTTATTTAAAGActattttctaaatatttttattctctttaaaatattttcaaaatttatacatTTATATCTGTTTGAATTTTAGGATATATTTAATTAAGGGACAGCAATCCATCAATTTTAgctacttttaaaattaattttcaaacgcttttcaaaatttccttagatttttttccccaactctctctaataattttcaaaattatttcaaactaatttttgaaaagtggttttaaaatttttacttaaaaaCTATTGgaattgtttttaaaatattttctttgaaaatttcaaaacttagaaaatttaaaaaacaattaattttttttaacaatttgaaaattttttaaaaaatgaaaattttaacacttagaaactttcaaaaaaaatattctcTGAAAGTTTTAAATCTTAGAAGATTTCAAattgtttcaaaattttaaacactttgaaattttcaaaaaaattgaaaatttcaaaatattttgaaaacttttagCATTTAgaagatttcaaaaattttctttgagaattcaaaaacttagaaaattttcaaaaatttcctgaaaacacttaaaaaaatttcagataattttcaaaaaatttccttaAACATTTACACACTTAGAATCTTTTCAAATAGGTtacaaaatttttctttaaaatttttaaattatttttcaaaaaatttcatttgaaaattttaacacTAATAGCTTAAATCAGTAGCTTCAGACAATTATCTGCTACAACTTTCATATTCAAGTGCTACTCCGAAAAAGTTTCAACGACATTGAAAGGCTGCTCCGAAGTTTGAAGAACGAAGACTTCTTCAGTTTCCTTTCTATTTGTCAGTAATAGTTTTattttcagttcttgtactcaatcttTGTAATCCATttacgaactgatagtgattgtgcAACGAAAACGATCGACgatcgtggaccttggagtaggagtcgtcaaaagtttcgaaccaagtaaaaaaatcacCTGTGTTAGTGTATGCTTTTGCTTTCTTTATTCCGATGCGTAACCTATTTTAAATCACGATTTTCTAcaaacgttattcaccccctcctccccTCTAGCTCTCTATGATCCAACAAATACCTATGTCGAGGTCAGGAGCCGAGATTGACAACAATTGATGTCTATGTCAGAGTCAGGAGCTAAGATTGGAAGAGGTTGTTGAGACCCAAGATTGAatcaaagagtcaagtcaaatttaAGTCTCGTTTAGACTAAATTGACTATTTGAGAATCATCAACTTAGTTCGAATTAAGTTGACCTATCATGTGAGAGAATTTTAAAAAGTAAGTCGATTAAAGTATCAAAAATTTATGAATATAAAGAATTAGtataaattaaagtaattttCCATACAATATATATTaaagtttataattattattattttaatttcaaaatacaAGGGTGAAAACTTATATTCATATAAATAAAGGGCTAATTTGCAAAAGTAAATTATTAAGATTGCTTTGGGCTTCATATGGGCTCGTCCAGCCCATATAGAGCTGCTGTGGGCCACAATCCCTCACGTAATGGCCCAATTTGGAAAGAGAATTTAACTATCGATTTAGATCTCAATCGATCAGCAGTGTCTCAACTCTACTAGCGGATGTTTTTTTCGCATTCTTCATACATTGCGGCAATTAGATGAGAGGCAAATTTGTTTTTTCAATTTCTTTATTTATAGAGGTTGTCTTCGCTGACAGCACTGAAATTGAAGAAGATTTTAGGGAAATAGATTTTTGCAAGGTTTTCTTTATTCCCAAAATTCAACTAATATTTGATGCTTGTATCATATCTTTCTTCTGTGTAAGATGTCGATTACCTAATTAAGGTGGAAAAATGCTCTCCCTTTATGCTACATTTTATGATTTCTCAAACGCATCTACTCGGCGATCGTCGTTCGGTCAACGCTGAGGGTTTAGTCGGTACCTCCTTCCTTCTCGCTTCCTGAgtctcctccacattgatgtactcattggccttccTGAGCATGTTGTCGTAGTCCTGGGGTGACTTCCTAATGAGTTACCGGAAGAAGTTTCCTTCGACAATCCCCTGAGTGAATGCGTTCATCATGGTCTAAGATGAGACCGAAGGGATGTCCGTGGCTACCTtgttgaagcgctgaatgtacgcTCGGAGGGATTCTCTCGGCCCCTATTTCATGGAAAATAaactgacgcttgtcttctggtagcgtccGCTACTCGTAAAATGGTGTAAGAAAGCCGGTCGCAAGTCTTTGAAGCTCCGGATGGATCCATCCGGCAGCCTTTGGAACTAGCATTGTGTCGAGCCAGAGACTGTGGTGAGGAAGAttcggcacttcaccccatctgtatattgatgaagagtagcagCGTTGTCGAACGTACCAAGGCGGTCGTCCGGATCGGTCGACCCATTGTACTCTCCAATCGTCAAGGGAGCGTAATGCCTTAGCAAGGGATCTTGCAAAATTTCTTCGGAGAACTAgcagttgatccgctcgggagacgcGTCACCCCGGGACCCCTTGCCCTTCCGCGCGTCTCGAACGAGCCCTTCGTCTAAAGAGGATCTTTGATCCTGATTCGACTGCGCGATTTCGGAGGGCGTTTAGAATAGAGCCCGGTGAAATGGTATCAGGGAGGGCAGTGCTTCTCCTTGTGTGCTGGTTGACCCTCTATTTTGTTCCCAGATGGAGAGTTGTTCCGGCCGGTCTTCATGTGCCGCTCAGCCTCCTGATGCCGATGTTGCTTGTTGCGCCAGCCGATCGGCTATCACCTTTTGCTGCTGCTGCTCGATTATTTTTGCCGCTCGTGCTTATATGAGATCGTcaagctcctcttgagtgagcgtcatGGTGTGAAGTCGTCCAGCTTCTTTTATCTTCTCGGCTTGGATGCAGGTACGTTCTCACAGACAACGTCAAGTTTGATCCTATTCGAAAGTCAAGGCgatgaacgctggggacgtgacactcCTGTTGACCGTGAGTGGACCTTCAATTGGATGGACCTACAACCACAAAACGTCAgtaccgagccagggaggggttctccgacgttggccctccgacgctcaagtcagcctcCGGCCGTATGGAAGATGTGGAAGCATGAAAGCGAAAGAAGCAGCGTAACAGTAGCTACAGTAGAACTTGCATACCTCCGATGAAGCTTTAGGtctctttatatagggctctgGGAGTACGCGTGCACACTTCTTTAGGCGTGaacgcttctcaaagcttttcctGAAAAGATGTGTCAGGAAAGTGTCCCTAGCATCATACCTtaacgacccgagcatatctctggcgtgacagtggaagctccatcgtacgattctctgcctgaccatgccgccaaccatgtcgCATGTCGGCGACACTGGTTCCCAAGAAGATATCGCCTAATCCTCCTTTTGTCTGCTACCAGGCCGAACGGAGGGTCCCCTCGGCCAAGATTTAGCTATCCGAATGTCATCGTCGGGCTGAGCGGGGTGTCCGCTCGGCCATCATTCAACTGTCCGAGTTCCTTTGTCTCGTCGATCGAAGGAACCGTGTCTGCACGCAGTTGGCTCAGTCGTGACTTCGCTTCGCTGGCTCCACACGTTGATGTAAGTCTGAGCAGGTTAGTCGTTCGACGGCTCTTCGCCGATACATGGTTTCCttagcgtcggaagctcggtgcaTGGCCGAGTTGTGTTAATTTCAGATCGGATATTCTTTATTCCGGTCGGACAAGTGGGTTATCCGCTCGGACGATAATGTAGGAGCGTTAACCgtattgactttgacctccaccatgtcaTTGACCACTTCTATCGAGCGGGCCCCTCCTTATGACCCGATCAGTATGTATAAGATGTTAGCCTCCGTGAAAAGTTGATAGTAGAGTGAAGATAATTGTTAGTCCTACTGAAGAAATCAAACAACAAAATCAATCCCATATCAACAGTTTGGAACTAAACAATAACATAGAGAAGTCCAAAATTACCTATAGAAAATCATTCTCTAATTTCCTCATCCTCCTTCCAGGTACTTGAATTAAGAAAGATAGGAGCAAAACACCCATTTCCATAACAACTTCTAGTAAGTAACCAAAAACTAAACATCATCTTTCCTTATCGCCAATTAAAATAATCCACAAGATAAAGCTCAAATCATAACCAACTTGCACATGCACTCCGCATCCTATATCCTCATAATGACATACTTAGTTCTAGAGCTAGTCAAGCTTAGTTTGTTTGCAAACTACCTCATAAGGAATCTGGAAGCGTACTAGAGTGTAATCTTCTACTAAATTAGAAGTAGTTGTGATCTCAAAAAAATTTCAGCAAGAAATGTGATGAAAGTATTAATCATGTTCGAGCATGTtgcaaatatataaaaaaaatatattaatattgACTTGTAATCTATACTATTAGGAGAATGTTACCTCCACTCTTTTTCCGGATGAAACTGGACAGCATGCACATTACCCCTTGTTATAGACGAAACAAAGCTATCACTATAATTACATATTGATGAAATCCACTCTGTTAGCATCTGACTAAgcaaaatttttgaaaagaataatttAGACAAGACTCTTCATTAAACAAAAACATGAGAATGTGTTGGTCTGATGGTCAAATCACGAGAAAACATACAGGCATCACACGATAGGAATGAACAAAATAGACATGACGTCCTCCAACATCTTCCATAATTTCAGTGTCTTTGGTGGTTTGCAAAGCATTCCAGCCAATATGAGGTACTCTGAGaccatttgatgaatcaaaacgTCCAACAACACCAGGTATCAAACCAAGACCTTTTACTACACAAATAAATGTTATTCGTAGAATCATTtgggacaaaaaaaaaagaaaaatagaaatatgACTTGTGTATCAGCACAAGAGAAAAAAATGAACTACGGAACATAGTATATTGGAGAGGTAGTTTCATGAGAATCAGTTGAGGATGTTCAGAGATACCTTTCTCAAACGCAGACCATTGCAATAGAAATTACAAGTTAATAATTACTAGTAAAACTCACGCAATGGATAATACAATTTGACTGAAACACATAGAATAAATGATCTCTCTTGAAAAAGCTCGGTTTGTAAAGGAAAGAATCCTTTGGTCTTCCTGTTCATGAACATTTTGTTAATGGAGCTAACAAAGCAAAGAAAAATCCAAAAGGAATTTCAATATCCACCTGGACCATTCTCTTCACTGTACTCGAACAATAATTGAAGTCCAAGGCAAATCCCCAAAAATGGACGGTCACTCTCTACGTATCTACAAAGTGGCTCGACCATCCTTAATGACAATGAACATGAGTAAGCAAAACATAAATTGAGTAGAAAAAATAAGCACATATCTAAAGatcataaacatggcacacaAAATTTCAAGAATGATAAAGCAACACATATAAAACAATAAGTATAGTGCAAAAGAGTATGTTAAAATTTTCCAGATAACAAATATCAGAGAAGAAAACCTTCTTTACAGGTTGATCTGGGGGTAAGGCGGGGCCCGTCCTGTGGAGTGTCAGTGTCAAgctggaggtcaaagttaaggtggtcaAAGCCATCATGTCATTGTCCGGTCTGGCGACCTACTCACCCGGTCGGACGAAGGCACATCCGATCGGACGCTATTGAAGgcgttggaattccgttctgtttcaatttctctgtacaaaaaattgtacaagaacagaacttttcctagcaacccgcatgttcgatcaatcatgtgtttgataaatcaagtaagttcttgaatgatcaaagcacaccttgatcgaagtacaagatcgctggcctcttgtgttggtattccaaaactgatacaaagaaaaactaactaattacacaGCGAAATTAAGAACTAAttgtacattttctttgtagctaaagacctcttgatcttctaccgtattcctctcctcttcttggacataatgtgagcgacgatctatcaAGGCAACACCACCCTCTTTATCTTCTCAGTTTCCAAACCgctggctacaaaaggaggctctaggatggggcatcttctcttctttttcctcttctccaagccgccgcccaccaaggagtagaagaggggGGCGCCAACCTTAGCGAAGAGGGGGGTGCC
This window contains:
- the LOC122033840 gene encoding imidazole glycerol phosphate synthase hisHF, chloroplastic-like, with product MVEPLCRYVESDRPFLGICLGLQLLFEYSEENGPVKGLGLIPGVVGRFDSSNGLRVPHIGWNALQTTKDTEIMEDVGGRHVYFVHSYRVMPSDANRVDFINM